One Nocardioidaceae bacterium SCSIO 66511 genomic window carries:
- a CDS encoding sulfotransferase, whose amino-acid sequence MSAAEPEHLLVIGAQRCGTTYLHGLLDAHPQITMARPARPEPKVFCSDELADRGSDWYRATYFSHARGESLLGEKSTSYLEDPLAPERARRILGSAQIAVMLRDPVDRAVSNWRFSTDNGFESRPVERALRENLDAPAAWDPTATSVSPFAYVERGRYADYLPPWLDTFPGTSHVWFLAELTGDPEAVRSVYADLGVDPRGGTYASEAVNASSEPLPSLPADLVESLRAYYADTDEALGRLLNRELPWRVDVGGANV is encoded by the coding sequence CCTGCACGGGCTGCTCGACGCGCATCCGCAGATCACGATGGCGCGGCCGGCACGGCCGGAGCCGAAGGTGTTCTGCTCCGATGAGCTCGCAGACCGAGGGAGCGACTGGTATCGCGCGACGTACTTCTCCCATGCGCGTGGTGAGAGTCTGCTGGGGGAGAAGAGCACCAGTTATCTGGAGGACCCGCTCGCACCCGAGCGCGCGCGCCGGATACTCGGGAGTGCGCAGATAGCGGTCATGCTCCGCGACCCGGTCGACCGTGCGGTGTCGAACTGGCGGTTCAGCACCGACAACGGGTTCGAGAGCCGCCCGGTGGAGCGCGCGTTGCGCGAGAACCTCGATGCTCCGGCAGCGTGGGACCCCACGGCGACGTCGGTGTCGCCGTTCGCGTACGTCGAGCGCGGTCGCTATGCCGACTACCTGCCGCCGTGGCTGGACACCTTCCCGGGCACGTCGCATGTGTGGTTCCTCGCCGAGCTGACGGGCGACCCCGAAGCCGTGCGCTCGGTGTACGCCGACCTCGGTGTCGATCCACGGGGCGGTACGTACGCGAGCGAGGCCGTCAATGCGAGCAGCGAGCCGCTACCGTCGCTGCCGGCCGATCTGGTCGAGTCGTTGCGTGCGTACTACGCCGACACCGACGAAGCGCTGGGTCGCCTGCTGAATCGCGAGCTACCGTGGCGAGTCGATGTAGGAGGGGCGAATGTCTGA